From the Peromyscus leucopus breed LL Stock chromosome 8b, UCI_PerLeu_2.1, whole genome shotgun sequence genome, one window contains:
- the Mrps7 gene encoding 28S ribosomal protein S7, mitochondrial — protein sequence MAAPALQAARRWSGLALGVRLAVRNLPGKIQVRCSRYAPEFRDPLIDKEYYRKPVAELTEEEKYDQELKKTQLIKAAAATSTSSVFADPVISKFTNMMMKGGNKILARSLMAQTLEAVKRKQFEKYRAAPAEEQATIERNPYRIFHQALKNCEPVIGLMSILKGGHFYQVPVPLTDRRRRFLAMKWMITECRENKPRRTLLPEKLSEELLEAFHNRGPVIKKKHNMHKMAEANRALAHYRWW from the exons ATGGCTGCCCCCGCACTGCAGGCGGCGCGACGGTGGTCGGGGCTGGCCTTGGGCGTGAGGCTTGCCGTGCGGAACCTTCCAGG GAAAATTCAGGTCAGGTGCAGCCGCTATGCCCCTGAATTCAGGGATCCCCTGATCGACAAGGAATATTACCGCAAACCTGTGGCGGAACTCACCGAAGAGGAGAAATATGACCAAGAGCTCAAGAAAACCCAGCTCATCAAAGCTGCCGCAGCAACTTCGACAAGCTCGGTGTTTGCAGACCCCGTCATCAG CAAATTCACCAACATGATGATGAAAGGCGGCAACAAAATACTGGCCAGGTCCCTCATGGCCCAG ACTCTCGAAGCTGTGAAGAGGAAACAGTTTGAGAAGTACCGTGCTGCCCCTGCAGAGGAACAGGCCACCATCGAACGTAACCCCTACAGGATCTTCCACCAGGCACTGAAAAACTGTGAACCTGTGATTGGGCTGATGTCTATCCTCAAAGGAGGCCATTTCTACCAG GTCCCCGTACCTCTGACTGACCGCCGGCGCCGCTTCCTGGCCATGAAGTGGATGATCACAGAGTGCCGAGAGAATAAGCCACGCCGGACGCTGCTGCCAGAGAAGCTGTCAGAAGAGCTGCTGGAGGCTTTTCATAACCGGGGTCCCGTGATCAAGAAGAAGCACAACATGCACAAGATGGCGGAGGCCAACCGCGCCCTGGCCCACTACCGCTGGTGGTAG
- the Mif4gd gene encoding MIF4G domain-containing protein, with the protein MGEASRDEYKIQSFDAETQQLLKTALKDPGAVDLEKVANVIVDHSLQDCVFSKEAGRMCYAIIQAESKQAGQSVFRRGLLDRLQQEYRAREQLRARSLQSWVCYVTFICNIFDYLRVNNMPMMALVNPVYDCLFQLAQPESLSREEEVDCLVLQLHRVGEQLEKMNGQRMDELFVLIRDGFLLPIGLSSLARLLLLEIIEFRAAGWKTTPAAHKYYYSEVSD; encoded by the exons ATGGGAGAGGCCAGTAGAGATGAGTATAAAATCCAGTCTTTTGATGCAGAAACACAGCAGCTGCTGAAGACCGCACTCAAAG aTCCAGGTGCTGTGGACTTGGAGAAAGTGGCCAATGTGATTGTGGATCATTCTCTGCAGGACTGTGTGTTCAGCAAGGAAGCAGGACGGATGTGCTACGCCATCATCCAG GCAGAGAGTAAGCAAGCAGGCCAGAGTGTCTTCCGCCGTGGGCTCCTTGACAGGCTCCAGCAGGAGTATCGGGCCCGGGAGCAGCTTCGAGCCCGCTCCCTGCAGAGCTGGGTCTGCTACGTCACCTTCATCTGCAACATCTTTGACTACTTGAGG GTGAACAACATGCCCATGATGGCCCTGGTCAACCCTGTCTATGACTGTCTCTTCCAGCTGGCCCAGCCTGAGAGTCTAAGTCGGGAAGAGGAG GTCGACTGTCTGGTGCTCCAGCTGCACCGGGTTGGGGAGCAGCTGGAGAAGATGAATGGGCAGCGCATGGATGAGCTCTTTGTCCTAATCCGGGATGGCTTCCTGCTCCCAATAGGCCTCAGCTCCCTGgcccggctgctgctgctggagatcATTGAGTTCCGGGCAGCTGGCTGGAAAACCACTCCTGCTGCCCATAAGTATTACTACAGTGAGGTTTCTGACTGA
- the Slc25a19 gene encoding mitochondrial thiamine pyrophosphate carrier isoform X2 encodes MVGYDAKADGRNNSKLEVAVAGSVSGFVTRALISPLDVIKIRFQLQIERLCPSDPNAKYHGIFQAIKQILQEEGPTAFWKGHVPAQILSIGYGAVQFLSFEELTELLHRANLYETHQFSAHFVCGGLSAGTATLAVHPVDVLRTRLAAQGEPKIYNNLREAVSTMYRTEGPLVFYKGLLPTVIAIFPYAGLQFSCYRSLKHAYDWVLPPDRKQTGNLKNLLCGCGSGVISKTLTYPLDLFKKRLQVGGFEHARSAFGQVRSYRGLLDLTRQVFHDEGTKGFFKGLSPSLLKAALSTGFMFFWYELFCNLFHCMRMEDR; translated from the exons ATGGTCGGCTATGATGCCAAAGCAGATGGCAGGAATAACTCCAAGTTGGAGGTGGCGGTGGCAGGATCGGTGTCTGGATTTGTCACTCGTGCCCTGATCAGCCCCTTGGACGTCATCAAGATCCGTTTCCAG CTTCAGATTGAACGCCTGTGTCCAAGTGACCCCAACGCCAAATACCACGGAATCTTCCAGGCGATCAAGCAGATTCTGCAGGAGGAGGGCCCAACGGCGTTCTGGAAAGGACACGTTCCAGCCCAGATTCTGTCCATAGGCTATGGAGCAGTCCAA TTTCTGTCATTTGAAGAGCTGACTGAACTGCTCCACAGAGCCAACTTGTATGAAACTCACCAGTTCTCAGCACACTTCGTATGTGGCGGCCTGTCTGCTGGCACAGCCACCCTTGCTGTGCATCCTGTGGATGTCCTGCGCACCCGCCTCGCAGCTCAGGGGGAGCCCAAG ATCTATAACAACCTGCGGGAGGCTGTGTCGACCATGTACAGGACCGAGGGCCCCTTGGTCTTCTACAAAGGCTTGCTTCCCACCGTGATCGCCATCTTCCCCTACGCGGGCCTGCAGTTCTCCTGCTACCGGTCCTTGAAGCATGCCTACGACTGGGTCCTCCCGCCAGATAGAAAGCAAACAG ggaacctGAAAAACCTACTTTGTGGCTGTGGGTCTGGAGTCATTAGCAAGACCCTCACATATCCCCTGGACCTCTTCAAGAAGCGCCTGCAGGTGGGAGGGTTCGAGCATGCCCGGTCTGCCTTTGGTCAG gtgcGGAGCTACAGGGGCCTCCTGGACCTCACTAGGCAGGTGTTCCACGATGAAGGCACCAAGGGCTTCTTCAAGGGCCTGTCGCCCAGCCTGCTGAAGGCTGCCCTCTCCACGGGCTTCATGTTCTTCTGGTACGAGCTCTTCTGTAACCTGTTCCACTGTATGAGGATGGAAGACAGATAG
- the Slc25a19 gene encoding mitochondrial thiamine pyrophosphate carrier isoform X1 produces the protein MHCHSARYSWTLDGLAAGMVGYDAKADGRNNSKLEVAVAGSVSGFVTRALISPLDVIKIRFQLQIERLCPSDPNAKYHGIFQAIKQILQEEGPTAFWKGHVPAQILSIGYGAVQFLSFEELTELLHRANLYETHQFSAHFVCGGLSAGTATLAVHPVDVLRTRLAAQGEPKIYNNLREAVSTMYRTEGPLVFYKGLLPTVIAIFPYAGLQFSCYRSLKHAYDWVLPPDRKQTGNLKNLLCGCGSGVISKTLTYPLDLFKKRLQVGGFEHARSAFGQVRSYRGLLDLTRQVFHDEGTKGFFKGLSPSLLKAALSTGFMFFWYELFCNLFHCMRMEDR, from the exons CTCGATACTCATGGACGTTGGATGGACTAGCGGCAGGGATGGTCGGCTATGATGCCAAAGCAGATGGCAGGAATAACTCCAAGTTGGAGGTGGCGGTGGCAGGATCGGTGTCTGGATTTGTCACTCGTGCCCTGATCAGCCCCTTGGACGTCATCAAGATCCGTTTCCAG CTTCAGATTGAACGCCTGTGTCCAAGTGACCCCAACGCCAAATACCACGGAATCTTCCAGGCGATCAAGCAGATTCTGCAGGAGGAGGGCCCAACGGCGTTCTGGAAAGGACACGTTCCAGCCCAGATTCTGTCCATAGGCTATGGAGCAGTCCAA TTTCTGTCATTTGAAGAGCTGACTGAACTGCTCCACAGAGCCAACTTGTATGAAACTCACCAGTTCTCAGCACACTTCGTATGTGGCGGCCTGTCTGCTGGCACAGCCACCCTTGCTGTGCATCCTGTGGATGTCCTGCGCACCCGCCTCGCAGCTCAGGGGGAGCCCAAG ATCTATAACAACCTGCGGGAGGCTGTGTCGACCATGTACAGGACCGAGGGCCCCTTGGTCTTCTACAAAGGCTTGCTTCCCACCGTGATCGCCATCTTCCCCTACGCGGGCCTGCAGTTCTCCTGCTACCGGTCCTTGAAGCATGCCTACGACTGGGTCCTCCCGCCAGATAGAAAGCAAACAG ggaacctGAAAAACCTACTTTGTGGCTGTGGGTCTGGAGTCATTAGCAAGACCCTCACATATCCCCTGGACCTCTTCAAGAAGCGCCTGCAGGTGGGAGGGTTCGAGCATGCCCGGTCTGCCTTTGGTCAG gtgcGGAGCTACAGGGGCCTCCTGGACCTCACTAGGCAGGTGTTCCACGATGAAGGCACCAAGGGCTTCTTCAAGGGCCTGTCGCCCAGCCTGCTGAAGGCTGCCCTCTCCACGGGCTTCATGTTCTTCTGGTACGAGCTCTTCTGTAACCTGTTCCACTGTATGAGGATGGAAGACAGATAG
- the Slc25a19 gene encoding mitochondrial thiamine pyrophosphate carrier isoform X3, with translation MNRLLCVVIYNNLREAVSTMYRTEGPLVFYKGLLPTVIAIFPYAGLQFSCYRSLKHAYDWVLPPDRKQTGNLKNLLCGCGSGVISKTLTYPLDLFKKRLQVGGFEHARSAFGQVRSYRGLLDLTRQVFHDEGTKGFFKGLSPSLLKAALSTGFMFFWYELFCNLFHCMRMEDR, from the exons ATGAACCGTCTACTCTGTGTTGTT ATCTATAACAACCTGCGGGAGGCTGTGTCGACCATGTACAGGACCGAGGGCCCCTTGGTCTTCTACAAAGGCTTGCTTCCCACCGTGATCGCCATCTTCCCCTACGCGGGCCTGCAGTTCTCCTGCTACCGGTCCTTGAAGCATGCCTACGACTGGGTCCTCCCGCCAGATAGAAAGCAAACAG ggaacctGAAAAACCTACTTTGTGGCTGTGGGTCTGGAGTCATTAGCAAGACCCTCACATATCCCCTGGACCTCTTCAAGAAGCGCCTGCAGGTGGGAGGGTTCGAGCATGCCCGGTCTGCCTTTGGTCAG gtgcGGAGCTACAGGGGCCTCCTGGACCTCACTAGGCAGGTGTTCCACGATGAAGGCACCAAGGGCTTCTTCAAGGGCCTGTCGCCCAGCCTGCTGAAGGCTGCCCTCTCCACGGGCTTCATGTTCTTCTGGTACGAGCTCTTCTGTAACCTGTTCCACTGTATGAGGATGGAAGACAGATAG